In Streptomyces alboniger, the following are encoded in one genomic region:
- a CDS encoding GbsR/MarR family transcriptional regulator: MPGGRLTERERQQIALGLADGLAYAEIARRLDRPTSTITREVMRNGGPTAYRADLAHRATEQRAHRRRQTAPRGQQAPPQAHGRDSETVRAYEEMFATFLMQQGLPKMMARVLTCLYTTDAGSLTASELVQRLQVSPASVSKAIAFLESQGLIRRERDERRRERYVVDDDVWYQSMTAAARSHAQFAETARQGVSVLGPDTPAAARLENIARFIDFIGESIARAAEQAREVLYTKPETTQDQVCAMSTNRE; encoded by the coding sequence ATGCCCGGAGGCAGGCTCACCGAGCGGGAACGCCAGCAGATCGCGCTGGGCCTGGCCGACGGCCTCGCCTACGCGGAGATCGCCAGACGCCTCGACCGGCCGACCTCGACGATCACCCGCGAGGTGATGCGGAACGGCGGCCCCACCGCCTACCGCGCCGACCTGGCCCACCGCGCCACCGAACAACGCGCCCACCGGCGCAGACAGACCGCGCCCCGCGGGCAGCAGGCTCCCCCGCAGGCCCATGGCCGGGACTCCGAGACCGTACGCGCGTACGAGGAGATGTTCGCGACCTTCCTCATGCAGCAAGGACTGCCCAAGATGATGGCCCGGGTGCTGACCTGCCTCTACACCACCGACGCGGGCAGCCTCACCGCATCCGAACTCGTCCAGCGACTCCAGGTCAGCCCGGCGTCCGTCTCCAAGGCGATCGCGTTCCTCGAAAGCCAGGGACTCATCCGCAGGGAACGCGACGAACGCCGACGCGAGCGCTACGTCGTCGACGACGACGTCTGGTACCAATCGATGACCGCCGCCGCCCGGTCCCACGCACAGTTCGCTGAGACCGCGCGGCAGGGCGTCAGCGTCCTCGGCCCCGACACCCCGGCCGCCGCCCGCCTCGAGAACATCGCACGCTTCATCGACTTCATCGGCGAGAGCATCGCCCGCGCCGCGGAGCAGGCCCGCGAGGTCCTCTATACGAAACCGGAAACGACCCAGGATCAGGTCTGCGCCATGTCCACGAACCGCGAGTAG
- a CDS encoding ABC transporter permease has translation MSTLSLALRDSSTMVRRNLLHARRYPSLTLNLLFTPIMLLLLFVYIFGDAMSAGINGGAPDRAAYVAYIVPGLLLMTIGSTVIGTAVSVSNDMTEGIIARFRTMAIHRPSVLVGHVVGSVLQSVLSVVLVGAVAVAIGFRSTDATALEWLAAFGLLVLFALALTWIAVGMGLISPNAEAAGNNAMPLILLPLLSSAFTPVESMPGWFQPIAEYQPFTPAIETLRGLLLGTEIGHNGWLAIAWCLGLTVLGYFWSTSTFNRDPK, from the coding sequence ATGAGCACCCTCTCCCTCGCCCTGCGCGACTCCTCCACGATGGTGCGCCGCAACCTCCTGCACGCGAGGCGCTACCCGTCCCTCACGCTGAACCTGCTGTTCACGCCGATCATGTTGCTGCTGCTCTTCGTCTACATCTTCGGCGACGCGATGAGCGCGGGCATCAACGGCGGCGCCCCCGACCGCGCCGCATACGTCGCCTACATCGTCCCGGGCCTGCTGCTGATGACCATCGGCAGCACCGTGATCGGCACCGCGGTGTCCGTCTCCAACGACATGACCGAGGGCATCATCGCCCGCTTCCGTACGATGGCGATCCACCGTCCTTCGGTCCTCGTCGGACACGTCGTCGGCAGCGTTCTTCAATCGGTCCTGAGCGTGGTCCTCGTGGGTGCTGTGGCCGTGGCCATCGGGTTCCGGTCCACGGACGCGACCGCCCTGGAGTGGCTGGCGGCGTTCGGGCTGCTCGTGCTCTTCGCCCTGGCGCTCACCTGGATAGCGGTCGGCATGGGCCTGATCAGCCCGAACGCCGAGGCCGCCGGCAACAACGCTATGCCGCTGATCCTGCTGCCGCTGCTCTCCAGCGCCTTCACCCCGGTGGAGTCCATGCCGGGCTGGTTCCAGCCGATCGCCGAGTACCAGCCGTTCACTCCCGCCATCGAAACCCTGCGCGGCCTGCTCCTCGGCACCGAGATCGGCCACAACGGGTGGCTGGCCATCGCCTGGTGCCTCGGGCTCACGGTGCTCGGCTACTTCTGGTCGACCTCCACGTTCAACCGCGACCCGAAGTAA
- the rpsR gene encoding 30S ribosomal protein S18, translating into MAKPPVRKPKKKVCAFCKDKVTYVDYKDTNMLRKFISDRGKIRARRVTGNCTQHQRDVATAVKNSREMALLPYTSTAR; encoded by the coding sequence ATGGCGAAGCCGCCTGTGCGCAAGCCTAAGAAGAAGGTCTGCGCTTTCTGCAAGGACAAGGTCACGTACGTGGACTACAAGGACACGAACATGCTGCGGAAGTTCATTTCCGACCGCGGCAAGATCCGTGCCCGCCGCGTGACCGGCAACTGCACGCAGCACCAGCGTGACGTCGCCACGGCCGTGAAGAACAGCCGTGAGATGGCGCTGCTGCCCTACACGTCCACCGCGCGATAA
- the rplI gene encoding 50S ribosomal protein L9 — MKIILTHEVSGLGAAGEVVDVKDGYARNYLIPRNFAIRWTKGGEKDVEQIRRARKIHEIATIEQANEIKAQLEGVKVRLAVRSGDAGRLFGSVTPADVASAIEAAGGPKIDKRRVELGSPIKTLGAHETSVRLHPEVAAKVNVEVVSA, encoded by the coding sequence ATGAAGATCATCCTCACCCACGAGGTCTCCGGCCTCGGTGCCGCCGGCGAGGTCGTAGACGTCAAGGACGGCTACGCCCGCAACTACCTGATCCCGCGGAACTTCGCGATCCGCTGGACCAAGGGCGGCGAGAAGGACGTCGAGCAGATCCGTCGTGCTCGCAAGATCCACGAGATCGCGACGATCGAGCAGGCCAACGAGATCAAGGCCCAGCTCGAGGGCGTCAAGGTCCGTCTGGCCGTCCGCTCCGGCGACGCCGGTCGTCTCTTCGGTTCCGTCACCCCGGCCGACGTCGCTTCGGCGATCGAGGCCGCCGGTGGTCCGAAGATCGACAAGCGCCGCGTCGAGCTGGGCTCGCCGATCAAGACGCTGGGCGCCCACGAGACGTCCGTGCGTCTGCACCCCGAGGTTGCCGCGAAGGTCAACGTCGAGGTCGTCTCCGCCTAA
- a CDS encoding SDR family NAD(P)-dependent oxidoreductase, which produces MITEQQQLGTPFGAHSTADDVLTGIDLRGTTALVTGGYSGLGLATTRALARAGAHVVVPARRPDLAEDALRDVPQAEVHALDLADLDSVRAFSERWLETGRTLGILINGAGVMACPETHVGPGWEAHFAINHLGHFALTQRLRPAFAPGGARVVAVASSGHFLSGIRWEDIHFRTGYDRWLAYAQSKTANALFALHLDRLGSDHGLRGFAVHPGSILTPLQRHIPREEWLAQGWITEDGSPAGGFKTPEQGAATAVWAATSPLLNGCGGAYCQDCDVAEPATTDDMLVGGVKPWARDPEAASRLWDLSCELTGLSAF; this is translated from the coding sequence ATGATCACGGAACAGCAGCAGCTCGGCACCCCGTTCGGCGCCCACAGCACCGCCGACGACGTCCTCACGGGTATCGATCTCAGGGGTACCACCGCCCTGGTCACGGGCGGCTACTCGGGCCTCGGCCTGGCGACCACCCGCGCTCTCGCCCGCGCAGGCGCCCACGTCGTCGTCCCCGCCCGCCGGCCCGACCTCGCCGAGGACGCCCTGCGTGACGTCCCCCAGGCGGAGGTACACGCCCTCGACCTGGCCGATCTCGACAGCGTCCGCGCCTTCTCGGAGCGTTGGCTGGAGACGGGCCGTACCCTCGGCATCCTCATCAACGGCGCGGGCGTCATGGCCTGCCCGGAGACGCACGTCGGCCCCGGCTGGGAGGCGCACTTCGCCATCAACCACCTCGGCCACTTCGCCCTCACCCAGCGCCTGCGCCCGGCCTTCGCCCCCGGCGGAGCCCGGGTGGTGGCCGTCGCCTCCTCCGGGCACTTCCTGTCCGGCATCCGATGGGAGGACATCCACTTCCGGACCGGTTACGACCGGTGGCTGGCCTACGCACAGTCCAAGACCGCGAACGCCCTCTTCGCCCTGCACCTCGACCGCCTGGGATCCGATCACGGCCTGCGCGGCTTCGCCGTACACCCCGGCAGCATCCTCACGCCCCTGCAACGCCATATCCCCCGCGAGGAGTGGCTGGCCCAGGGCTGGATCACGGAGGACGGCTCACCGGCCGGCGGTTTCAAAACGCCGGAACAGGGCGCGGCGACAGCGGTCTGGGCGGCGACTTCACCCCTGTTGAACGGCTGTGGAGGCGCGTACTGCCAGGACTGCGACGTCGCCGAACCGGCCACCACCGACGACATGCTCGTCGGTGGGGTGAAGCCGTGGGCCAGGGACCCCGAAGCGGCGTCCAGGCTCTGGGACCTCTCCTGCGAACTCACCGGGCTCAGCGCCTTTTGA
- a CDS encoding DUF4097 family beta strand repeat-containing protein, protein MQKFATPSPISAVVGIPAGRVRFIAADRADTKVEILPANAANARDVKAAEQTTVDYGDGVLRIEASVQNRILGSSGSIEVTVQLPAGSRVEAKAASAELRGVGRLGEVDFEGSHGSVKLDETAGARLSLLAGDVSVGRLGGPAEISVQKGDIKVAEAVRGTVVLRTEAGEVSVGAAHGVSASLDAGTTYGRIHNALTNADGAAAGLHIHATTAYGDIVARSL, encoded by the coding sequence ATGCAGAAGTTCGCCACCCCCTCCCCGATCTCCGCTGTCGTTGGGATCCCCGCGGGACGCGTCCGGTTCATCGCCGCCGACCGGGCCGACACCAAGGTCGAGATCCTGCCGGCGAACGCCGCCAACGCCCGTGACGTGAAGGCCGCGGAGCAGACCACGGTCGATTACGGCGACGGTGTCCTGCGGATCGAGGCCTCGGTGCAGAACCGGATCCTCGGCAGCTCCGGATCCATCGAGGTGACGGTCCAGCTGCCCGCCGGTTCCCGGGTCGAGGCGAAGGCCGCCAGCGCCGAACTGAGAGGCGTCGGGCGGCTCGGCGAGGTCGACTTCGAGGGCTCGCACGGCTCGGTCAAGCTCGACGAGACCGCGGGCGCCCGCCTCTCCCTCCTCGCCGGTGACGTCTCGGTCGGCCGCCTGGGCGGCCCCGCGGAGATCAGCGTCCAGAAGGGCGACATCAAGGTCGCCGAGGCCGTGCGCGGCACGGTCGTGCTGCGCACCGAGGCCGGCGAGGTGTCGGTCGGCGCCGCCCACGGAGTCTCCGCGTCCCTCGACGCCGGCACCACCTACGGCCGGATCCACAACGCGCTCACGAATGCCGACGGCGCCGCCGCGGGCCTGCACATCCACGCGACCACCGCCTACGGCGACATCGTCGCCCGCAGCCTCTGA
- the dnaB gene encoding replicative DNA helicase: protein MSISEPLDDPWADSGPSDRLPVSRQRRDGGRGRDEQHERGREGGWDGGGSSFERVPPQDLDAEQSVLGGMLLSKDAIADVVEVLKGHDFYRPAHETIYASILDLYAKGEPADPITVAAELTKRGEITKVGGASYLHTLVQTVPTAANAEYYAEIVHERAVLRRLVEAGTRITQMGYAADGDVDEIVNSAQAEIYAVTEQRTTEDYLPLGDIMEGALDEIEAIGSRSGEMTGVPTGFTDLDQLTNGLHPGQMIIIAARPAMGKSTLALDFARACSIKHNMPSVIFSLEMGRNEIAMRLLSAEARVALHHMRSGTMTDEDWTRLARRMPDVSAAPLYIDDSPNLSMMEIRAKCRRLKQRNDLKLVVIDYLQLMQSGGSKRAESRQQEVSDMSRNLKLLAKELELPVIALSQLNRGPEQRTDKKPMVSDLRESGSIEQDADMVILLHREDAYEKESPRAGEADIIVGKHRNGPTATITVAFQGHYSRFVDMAQT, encoded by the coding sequence GTGAGTATTTCCGAGCCTTTGGACGACCCCTGGGCCGACAGCGGTCCCAGTGACCGTCTGCCCGTCTCCCGTCAGCGCCGTGACGGAGGCCGGGGCCGTGACGAGCAGCACGAGCGCGGCCGCGAGGGCGGCTGGGACGGCGGAGGCTCGTCCTTCGAGCGCGTCCCCCCGCAGGACCTCGACGCCGAGCAGTCCGTGCTCGGCGGCATGCTGCTCTCCAAGGACGCCATCGCCGATGTCGTCGAGGTTCTCAAGGGCCACGACTTCTACCGCCCCGCGCACGAGACGATCTACGCCTCGATCCTCGATCTGTACGCGAAGGGCGAGCCTGCCGACCCGATCACCGTGGCGGCCGAGCTGACCAAGCGCGGTGAGATCACCAAGGTCGGCGGCGCATCGTATCTGCACACGCTGGTCCAGACGGTCCCGACCGCGGCGAACGCCGAGTACTACGCGGAGATCGTCCACGAGCGCGCGGTGCTGCGTCGCCTCGTCGAGGCAGGCACCCGCATCACCCAGATGGGGTACGCGGCCGACGGCGACGTCGACGAGATCGTCAACAGCGCCCAGGCGGAGATCTACGCGGTCACCGAGCAGCGGACCACCGAGGACTATCTGCCGCTCGGCGACATCATGGAGGGCGCCCTCGACGAGATCGAGGCGATCGGCTCGCGGTCAGGGGAGATGACCGGTGTGCCGACCGGCTTCACCGACCTCGACCAGCTCACCAACGGCCTGCACCCGGGCCAGATGATCATCATCGCGGCCCGTCCCGCGATGGGTAAGTCGACGCTGGCGCTGGACTTCGCGCGGGCCTGTTCGATCAAGCACAACATGCCGAGCGTGATCTTCTCGCTCGAAATGGGGCGCAACGAAATCGCCATGCGTCTGCTGTCCGCCGAGGCGCGCGTGGCCCTGCACCACATGCGGTCCGGCACGATGACGGACGAGGACTGGACGCGGCTCGCCCGCCGCATGCCGGACGTCTCGGCCGCGCCGCTCTACATCGACGACTCCCCGAACCTGTCGATGATGGAGATCCGCGCCAAGTGCCGTCGCCTCAAGCAGCGCAACGACCTGAAGCTCGTCGTCATCGACTATTTGCAGCTGATGCAGTCGGGTGGTTCCAAGCGGGCCGAGAGCCGGCAGCAGGAAGTCTCGGACATGTCGCGAAACCTGAAGCTCCTGGCCAAGGAGCTGGAGCTGCCGGTGATCGCGCTCTCGCAGCTGAACCGTGGCCCCGAGCAGCGTACGGACAAGAAGCCGATGGTCTCCGACCTGCGTGAGTCCGGCTCGATCGAGCAGGACGCGGACATGGTGATCCTGCTGCACCGCGAGGACGCGTACGAGAAGGAGTCGCCCCGCGCGGGCGAGGCGGACATCATCGTGGGAAAGCACCGTAACGGCCCGACGGCGACTATCACCGTGGCCTTCCAGGGCCACTACTCGCGGTTCGTGGACATGGCGCAGACCTGA
- a CDS encoding ATP-binding cassette domain-containing protein encodes MTKLAIAANGLRKSYGDKTVLDGIDLAVPEGTVFSLLGPNGAGKTTAVKILSTLIGADAGALHVGGHDLAADPQAVRAAIGVTGQFSAVDSLITGEENMLLMADLHHLARGEGRRVAADLLARFDLVEAAKKPVSTYSGGMKRRLDIAMTLVGNPRIIFLDEPTTGLDPRSRHNMWQIIRQLVSDGVTVFLTTQYLEEADQLADRIAVLNNGTIAAEGTAEELKRLIPGGHVRLRFTDPAAYQSAAATLRETTRDDEALSLQIPSGGSQRELRSLLDRLDSADIEADELTVHTPDLDDVFFALTGDTHTLHQPKETAR; translated from the coding sequence ATGACCAAGTTGGCCATCGCGGCGAACGGGCTGCGCAAGTCCTACGGCGACAAGACCGTGCTCGACGGCATCGACCTGGCCGTCCCCGAAGGCACCGTCTTCTCCCTGCTCGGGCCGAACGGCGCGGGGAAGACCACCGCCGTCAAGATCCTCTCCACCCTCATCGGCGCCGACGCCGGCGCCCTGCACGTCGGCGGCCATGACCTGGCCGCCGATCCGCAGGCGGTGCGGGCCGCGATCGGTGTCACCGGACAGTTCTCCGCCGTCGACAGCCTGATCACCGGCGAGGAGAACATGCTCCTCATGGCGGACCTGCACCACCTCGCCCGCGGCGAGGGGCGGCGGGTCGCCGCCGACCTCCTCGCTCGCTTCGATCTGGTGGAAGCGGCCAAGAAGCCCGTCTCCACCTACTCCGGCGGCATGAAACGCCGCCTGGACATCGCCATGACCCTGGTCGGCAACCCGCGGATCATCTTCCTCGACGAACCGACCACCGGCCTCGATCCGCGCTCCCGTCACAACATGTGGCAGATCATCCGCCAGCTGGTCTCCGACGGCGTCACCGTCTTCCTCACCACCCAGTACCTCGAAGAAGCCGACCAGCTCGCCGACCGCATCGCTGTCCTCAACAACGGCACCATCGCCGCCGAAGGCACCGCGGAAGAACTGAAGCGGCTCATCCCCGGCGGACACGTCCGGCTCCGCTTCACCGACCCGGCCGCCTACCAGTCCGCCGCCGCCACTCTGCGTGAGACAACCCGGGACGACGAAGCGCTCTCCTTGCAGATCCCCAGCGGCGGCAGCCAGCGCGAACTGCGTTCCCTCCTCGACCGGCTGGACTCGGCGGACATCGAAGCGGACGAACTGACCGTCCACACCCCCGACCTCGACGACGTCTTCTTCGCCCTGACCGGTGACACCCACACCCTCCACCAGCCCAAGGAGACCGCCCGATGA
- a CDS encoding MATE family efflux transporter → MTQASAAPKADRRRHDREIIALAVPAFGALVAEPLFVMADSAIVGHLGTAQLAGLGVASGLLATAVSIFVFLAYATTAAVARRVGADDLPAAIRQGMDGIWLALILGAAVIAVFLPAAPSLVDVFGASDAAAGYAVTYLRISSLGIPAMLVVLAATGVLRGLQNTRTPLYVALGGFVANGLLNVGLVYGAGFGMAGSAWGTVIAQCGMAAVYLFVVVRGARRYGASLRPDAAGIRACAQAGAPLLVRTLSLRAILMIATAVAARLGDAEVAAHQIVLSLWNFLAFALDAIAIAGQAIIARYLGGDDPAGARAVCRRMVQWGIASGVVLGLLVVLARPLFIPLFTGDPGVQDTALPALVVVALAQPICGIVFVLDGVLMGAGDGPYLAWAMLITLAAFTPVALLVPTLGGGLTAVWGAMTLMMMVRMVTLWLRSRSGRWIVTGATR, encoded by the coding sequence ATGACACAGGCTTCCGCCGCCCCCAAGGCCGACCGACGCAGACATGACCGAGAGATCATCGCGCTCGCCGTCCCCGCCTTCGGCGCACTGGTGGCCGAGCCACTCTTCGTGATGGCCGACAGCGCCATCGTCGGCCACCTCGGCACCGCGCAACTGGCCGGGCTCGGCGTCGCCTCGGGTCTTCTCGCCACCGCGGTGAGCATCTTCGTCTTCCTCGCCTACGCCACCACCGCCGCGGTCGCCCGCAGAGTGGGCGCCGACGACCTCCCGGCCGCCATCCGCCAAGGCATGGACGGCATCTGGCTCGCGCTGATCCTGGGCGCCGCCGTCATCGCCGTCTTCCTGCCCGCCGCACCGTCGCTCGTGGACGTCTTCGGCGCCTCGGACGCCGCCGCCGGTTACGCGGTCACATACCTGCGGATCTCCTCGCTCGGCATCCCCGCCATGCTCGTCGTCCTCGCTGCCACCGGCGTACTGCGCGGCCTCCAGAACACCCGGACACCGCTCTACGTCGCCCTCGGCGGCTTCGTCGCCAACGGCCTCCTCAATGTCGGCCTGGTCTACGGCGCCGGTTTCGGTATGGCCGGTTCCGCCTGGGGCACCGTCATCGCCCAATGCGGCATGGCGGCGGTCTACCTCTTCGTCGTCGTACGCGGCGCCCGGCGATACGGCGCCTCACTGCGCCCCGACGCCGCCGGCATCCGGGCCTGCGCCCAGGCGGGGGCACCACTTCTGGTCCGTACGCTCTCGCTACGGGCCATCCTGATGATCGCGACGGCCGTGGCCGCGCGCCTCGGTGACGCCGAGGTGGCCGCCCACCAGATCGTGCTCTCCCTGTGGAATTTCCTGGCCTTCGCACTGGACGCCATCGCCATCGCCGGACAGGCGATCATCGCCCGCTACCTCGGGGGCGACGATCCGGCCGGGGCCCGTGCCGTCTGCCGGCGCATGGTGCAGTGGGGCATCGCCTCGGGAGTCGTACTCGGCCTGCTGGTCGTCCTCGCGCGGCCCCTGTTCATCCCGCTCTTCACCGGTGACCCCGGCGTCCAGGACACGGCGCTGCCCGCTCTCGTGGTCGTGGCGCTCGCCCAGCCGATCTGCGGCATCGTCTTCGTACTCGACGGTGTCCTGATGGGCGCGGGCGACGGGCCCTATCTCGCGTGGGCGATGCTCATCACGCTGGCGGCCTTCACCCCGGTCGCCCTGCTGGTGCCGACCCTCGGAGGCGGGCTGACCGCCGTATGGGGGGCGATGACGTTGATGATGATGGTGCGGATGGTGACCCTGTGGCTGCGCTCCCGCTCCGGCCGCTGGATCGTCACGGGCGCCACGCGCTGA